Genomic window (Rhodothermales bacterium):
AATCACTACCGCGCTTGCAAAACACCACGTGGATGCCAGCGCCCTCGAGACCGTTGATGAAATCGTTGACCGGCTCGGCTCCACAATGGCGTCGGGCGACGTGATCGTCGTCATGAGTAATGGTGGCTTCGGCGGGCTTCACGATCGGCTGATCGCGATGCTGCAATCCGAAAATCTCCCGACGGCCTGATCTGCCCGGAGTTGGTCAATGCAATATCTTGCATTCATCAACTGACTCACCGACTACCGCCCTCGCGGCAGACTCTTCTGCCCTGACCCCGACCCGTTCTTCTCACCGCTCAAACAGCCCGCGACCGTTCCCACCTCATGAAGACATTCCGATCGCCGAACCTGGGCCGAGCACTCGACCTCGCCCACGATATCCTTATCATCGACGGGCACATCGATGTGCCGTACTGGATGGCCGAGGTGTACAAAGAAGATATCTCGGCCGCCACAATCGGAGGCGACTTCGACTACCCACGCGCCCGAAAGGGCAGGCTCGATGCGGCGTTCATGTCGATCTACGTGCCGGTACGGTTTCAGAAGTCAGGTGGGGCCCGAGACTACGCGAACGGCCTCATCGACGTGGTTGAAGGATTCGTCGCCAGCCATCCGACCAAATTCGGCTCAGCAATAACGCCCGCTGACATCCGCGAGAACCACAACGCCGGCCTCGTCTCCATGCCGATCGGCATCGAAAACGGGGTCGCCATCGAAGAGGATCTGCGCAACCTGGAGCATTTCTTCGATCGCGGCGTCCGCTACATGACGCTCGTGCACGCTGCCGACAACCTGATCTGCGATTCCTCCTACGACAAGAGTGGCACCTGGGGCGGCATCAGCGATTTCGGCGGGGATGTTGTGCGCGAGATGGATCGTCTGGGCATGATCGTAGATGTGTCTCACGTTTCGGACAACGCGTTCTTCGACGTGCTGAAAGTAGCGTCGCGGCCGCTGGTCGCCACACACTCGTCAGCGCGCGCCTTCACGCCGGACTGGGAGCGCAATATGAGCGACGAACTGATCCGTGCGCTGGCCAGTACCGGTGGCGTAGTGATGATCAATTTCGGATCCGATTTTCTCGATCGCGAATACGACGTGGTCAGCACCCGTCTACGAAAACGCATCAACAAACGAATCGAGAAAAAGGGACTGGAACGTTTCTCGGATGAGGGCTTCCGGATGTTCAGCGAATTCAGAAAAGCGAACCCGGTGGGCTCGGTGACCGACGTTGTGCGTCATATCAAACACGTGGCCCAACTTGTCGGGGTTGACCACGTCGGATTAGGATCGGATTTTGACGGCGTGTTTTCTCTTCCTGTCGGACTGCAGGATGTTGGCGACTA
Coding sequences:
- a CDS encoding membrane dipeptidase, with amino-acid sequence MKTFRSPNLGRALDLAHDILIIDGHIDVPYWMAEVYKEDISAATIGGDFDYPRARKGRLDAAFMSIYVPVRFQKSGGARDYANGLIDVVEGFVASHPTKFGSAITPADIRENHNAGLVSMPIGIENGVAIEEDLRNLEHFFDRGVRYMTLVHAADNLICDSSYDKSGTWGGISDFGGDVVREMDRLGMIVDVSHVSDNAFFDVLKVASRPLVATHSSARAFTPDWERNMSDELIRALASTGGVVMINFGSDFLDREYDVVSTRLRKRINKRIEKKGLERFSDEGFRMFSEFRKANPVGSVTDVVRHIKHVAQLVGVDHVGLGSDFDGVFSLPVGLQDVGDYPNLIAALLDDGFSDDDVRKICGENFMRVWQQIETSVGSDN